The window CCCAATTTCAAAACCACAATCTACTGACTTAATAGATTTGTGGAATTGTGTGTATGCGCTTAAATTTTGGGAACTCAGGTTGTTAAAATACATGATTTTTTTGTCTTCAGATACTCTACTTTAAATATTTGAGTATCAATTAAAATATTACATCTCGACTTTACGTATATTTTTTATACGTTGTTTACATAGTTACTATGAAATTTCTTAATACACTTGGTTCCCCGTTTGATATTCTACTTTAAATATTTGAGTATCAATTAAAATATTACATCTCGACTTTACGTATATTTTTTATACGTTGTTTACATAGTTACTATGAAATTTCTTAATACACTTGGTTCCCCGTTTTCAGAAGGTGTTGGGATAGCTTTAGATGAGGCAAATAATAGCGATTCAAAGCTCAAAATAAGGCATATATTGCTTTTATTTTCCTTAGCTGCAATTTCTCTTCCTGATTTTATTATTCCACTTTTAATTTTATTTTTACTTTCGCTCTTTTTTCTTAAAAAAAATTATTTGATAAATTATTCTAACTATGTATATAAAATTTTAAGATCAGAGAAAGAAAGTATAGGCGAAGAAGTAAAAGTAAATATTGAAAAAACGATTTCAGACTTGTACAAAAGATATGAATCATACAAAATAAGAAGAGAGACTTATTTAACTTTTCATGAGAAGGAAAAATTGATTAATACCTGCAATAACTGTCTAAACACTTGTTCTATTTTTACAAATAAATGTAAACTTTTGGATGAGCCTTCTAACGATTTTATTGGAAGATCAGTGGAGCAATTAACCCATTTATTGAATGAATTTAAGGCATATGACAATGAAGATTTTATACAGGAAAGAATCCAAAAATATGATTATTTGTTCCAGAAATCTCCTTTCCCTCTAGATGATTCACAAAAAAGAGCCATAGTAACTGACGATACACATAATTTAGTTGTAGCAGGTGCCGGTTCTGGAAAAACCGAAGTCCTGATTACCAGAGCTGCTTACCTCACGGAAAGAGCCCCTGATGGGGTTGATTCTAAAAAGATACTTATTCTTGCGTTTCAGAATAAAGCGGCTGGAGAAGTTAAAAATAGACTTGGTGAAAGGTTTGGGATTGAGGCCATAGAAGTCAGAACTTTTCATTCATTAGGAAAGAAAATTCTTGAAGACGCCTGCAAAATCTCAGGCAAAGCGATTCCTGAATTAAAATTTTCGGGCTACAATTTTGAAAAAGAATTCTCCAGTTATGTTAATTCTCTATTCAATTCTAAAGAAACGGACGGACATTTCCAGAAGAAAATTTTAGATTACATGAAATTTTACCATGATGATGAGATAATAAATAGTAAAGATGATTTTGAAGAAAAAGAAGAATTTTACAAATACATGAAGGGTCTAACGTATACGGCCCTTGATGATACTAAGGTCAAAAGTGAGGCTGAAAGGGCTATACTGAACTTTTTCCTGAGTCAAAACTTAAATGGAGAAAGGATAAGGATATTTTATGAACATCCTGCGGAGTGGATGGCTTATACCGATGCTAGCGGCGGGAAAAAAATCCCAACACCTGATTTTTTATTTCCCGATTATGACATCTACCTTGAACACTGGGCAATAGACAGGGATTGCAATGTGCCTGATTGGTTTGAAGGTGAAAACCCATCAGAAGAATACCGAAAAGGCATGGCGATGAAAATCAGGAAGTTCTCGCAGCAGGACAAATATTTTCTTGTGGAAACCACCTATTACGAATTCAAAGAAACAAATTTTGAGATAACTTTGACCGAAAAGCTGACAAATGCATTAAAGGCAAAGTATCCTGATAAAGATTTTGAATTCACTCCTGCTCCGTACGAACAACTTGTCAATAGATTGAGCGCTGAATGCAAAGCAACCGTTAAAGGTCTTTCTTTCAACATTGGTCGATTCATAACAATTGCTAAAACGTATAATCTGTCCCCGAAAAAGATTGAGCAAAGGCTGTTAACTGAGAGATGGTCTGCAAAACAAAAAATGTTTGCCAGCATCGCTTTAGATATTTATAAAAATTATGAAAATAAATTAGTAACTGA is drawn from Methanosarcina lacustris Z-7289 and contains these coding sequences:
- a CDS encoding UvrD-helicase domain-containing protein; this translates as MKFLNTLGSPFSEGVGIALDEANNSDSKLKIRHILLLFSLAAISLPDFIIPLLILFLLSLFFLKKNYLINYSNYVYKILRSEKESIGEEVKVNIEKTISDLYKRYESYKIRRETYLTFHEKEKLINTCNNCLNTCSIFTNKCKLLDEPSNDFIGRSVEQLTHLLNEFKAYDNEDFIQERIQKYDYLFQKSPFPLDDSQKRAIVTDDTHNLVVAGAGSGKTEVLITRAAYLTERAPDGVDSKKILILAFQNKAAGEVKNRLGERFGIEAIEVRTFHSLGKKILEDACKISGKAIPELKFSGYNFEKEFSSYVNSLFNSKETDGHFQKKILDYMKFYHDDEIINSKDDFEEKEEFYKYMKGLTYTALDDTKVKSEAERAILNFFLSQNLNGERIRIFYEHPAEWMAYTDASGGKKIPTPDFLFPDYDIYLEHWAIDRDCNVPDWFEGENPSEEYRKGMAMKIRKFSQQDKYFLVETTYYEFKETNFEITLTEKLTNALKAKYPDKDFEFTPAPYEQLVNRLSAECKATVKGLSFNIGRFITIAKTYNLSPKKIEQRLLTERWSAKQKMFASIALDIYKNYENKLVTENKIDFSDMINLAVKELKENQELCKDSFDHILIDEYQDISAQRYELIKELMKKNEGCKLFCVGDDWQSIMGFSGSNLDFFVNFHEYFDHPARTDLSINYRSCKSIVDTGAEIIVYNKGSQIEKDTFSKNKDERPIRVYISDYGRRSQYKYHSQIAKHCVDLMKRYLDEGYEAKDILLLSRIGKNIMMQNLLREYAEKMNVPISFDESKNPNKVPFMTIHKSKGLQAKVVFLLDVVEGMYGFPCELENPYIFEPATLSSKKDRYQEERRLFYVAVTRAMSDLIIYTQKDSVSKFVNEIENKVTICELK